From the Bradyrhizobium ontarionense genome, the window AATATCCCTGTTTTTCAACAACTTAATCGATCTGCAACTTGTGAATGCAGGAGAGACAGAACAGCAAAGCGAAAATCTCGCCTGCAGCGGCGGTTTTTGGACCCCTTGTGGCTTCCGGCGCCGGCCCGCCGGCGTCCCGGTACCGCCAAAAGACGGGGCCGGGCACCGGCGGCATTCGCCGCACCAGAATCACCGCGGCTTGAGCTTCAGCGCCGCCGAATTGATGCAGTAGCGCAGGCCCGTCGGCCCGGGACCGTCCGGAAACACGTGGCCGAGATGGCCCGAGCATTTCGAGCACAGCACCTCGGTGCGGACCATGCCGTGGCTGACATCGGTCTCCTCGTCGACATGGCTCTCGGCCGACGGCTGGGTGAAGCTCGGCCAGCCGCAACCTGAATCGAACTTGGCATCCGACTCGAACAGCGTCTGCCCACACCCCGCGCAGACATAGGTGCCGGCCCTGTGGTCATGCTCGTACTCGCCTGTGAAGG encodes:
- the msrB gene encoding peptide-methionine (R)-S-oxide reductase MsrB, with the translated sequence MSDTKTSDKIVKSETEWRKELTPMQYAVLREKATERPFTGEYEHDHRAGTYVCAGCGQTLFESDAKFDSGCGWPSFTQPSAESHVDEETDVSHGMVRTEVLCSKCSGHLGHVFPDGPGPTGLRYCINSAALKLKPR